In the genome of Bradysia coprophila strain Holo2 unplaced genomic scaffold, BU_Bcop_v1 contig_232, whole genome shotgun sequence, one region contains:
- the LOC119076164 gene encoding probable peptide chain release factor C12orf65 homolog, mitochondrial: MMQRSLSFLRLSSTHTINSLRLFVSKSTTIDFSRVPKLNDEDLEEQFVRGSGPGGQAVNKTANCVILKHKPTGIQIKCHTTRMLHQNRQEARRLLIARLDNLWNGDDSVEAQEKRIFEKKHTEANRRRRKLDDMKKRWMEREKLDET, translated from the exons ATGATGCAACGTTCGTTATCATTTCTACGACTGTCCAGTACGCATACCATTAACAGCCTGCGATTATTTGTTAGCAAATCAACCACAATAGACTTTTCCCGTGTACCAAAGTTAAACGACGAAGATTTGGAGGAGCAGTTTGTTCGAGGGAGTGGACCTG gTGGTCAAGCGGTCAACAAAACTGCAAACTGTGTCATTTTGAAACATAAACCGACTGgcattcaaattaaat GCCATACGACACGAATGCTCCACCAAAATCGACAAGAAGCTCGTCGACTGCTGATCGCCAGACTGGATAATCTTTGGAATGGTGACGATTCGGTGGAAGCACAGGAGAAgcgaattttcgaaaagaaaCACACGGAAGCGAATCGTCGACGACGGAAGTTGGATGACATGAAAAAGCGCTGGATGGAACGGGAAAAATTAGATGAAACTTAG
- the LOC119076170 gene encoding uncharacterized protein LOC119076170, producing MNPSTSQQVLRLYKNLLRYGNQLQLTDKWYFMNRVRDEFEANKGLTSTEQIEFSIKRGEAVLKNKRIV from the exons ATGAACCCTTCTACCAGTCAACAAGTGCTCAGattatacaaaaatctattgagaTACGGCAATCAGTTACAGTTAACCGACAAGTGGTATTTCATGAACAGAGTTCGGGACGAATTCGAAGCGAATAAAGGACTAACGTCAACTGAACAAATCGAATTCTCCATTAAG AGAGGTGAGGCCGTTTTGAAGAACAAACGGATCGTCTAG
- the LOC119076166 gene encoding helix-loop-helix protein 1, protein MMVYDIDHLIPGDSTSLSRESFLGLACENIPITHPNIPRRRGGMNVSHLQPSELVGLSREERRRRRRATQKYRTAHATRERIRVEAFNVAFTELRKLLPTLPPDKKLSKIEILKLAICYIAYLNHVLES, encoded by the exons a TGATGGTCTACGACATCGATCATTTAATACCGGGCGACAGTACATCATTGAGCAGAGAATCTTTTCTCGGACTGGCATGCGAAAATATACCAATCACTCATCCGAATATACCGCGTCGTCGTGGCGGAATGAATGTTAGTCACTTGCAGCCGTCGGAGTTAGTTGGTCTATCG AGAGAGGAACGTCGACGACGAAGACGTGCTACGCAAAAGTATAGGACCGCCCATGCAACAAGGGAACGAATCCGTGTGGAAGCATTCAACGTAGCATTCACCGAACTAAGAAAATTGTTGCCAACTCTACCGCCggataaaaaattgtcaaaaattgaaattctgaaATTGGCCATTTGTTACATCGCTTATTTGAATCATGTTTTAGAATCGTAG
- the LOC119076042 gene encoding uncharacterized protein LOC119076042, giving the protein MATHFSANQYEKEFSPSKLGNWTVPKHFKSRPSHRSKPTKIISNDRGHLLPGIARTYSNPWGNFKGTWDLPDKISKQDAFLINGLGVDGLQFGKLGKQENKKCQADLETKEQHEYTPGDLTDPYQQHPSRGLLLQQKRDKSMNIEPRYELNDLYLEKSISPHNHDKNCHNDEENTPHVLGAGIEPINFEDEMTREVTEKPGERNTTPIIPAFCNFQVAKKMHAENLEHQPLPDSIMDRAYRKLQAQGFANPELALDVYPLATGVGVKTYMAGPTHCTKLKVYRPKTCGVVPKPLDKSKFHDRPHTSGGKIKMGPMDLAICWDYRPIDPRDEPKRPTHIDGSNGSAAPAVFTLVKTPRTPDPEPNTGRSGGVFSNTLGEETFFDKDIMRRNYHFGSKPDLVRTCTCGTSAASWSDANGKEARPRSQCRPDENLRRQHRCKSSPNLSQVANASESISAHADNERLHQCSKHKQRYEHNSRPRKCTKAQRSNRLCEQNVAPVTFAVQRKPEYKSAFKAGIPNSNSSGTCTSFDSGCSSMSSTSCSSKSTLKVPKPRNPYSKKDYVIDTLAPPFACWRGGAGQGGYPEHYRLASVYQHAYKPVEQRKRPLLATVYQ; this is encoded by the exons ATGGCGACGCATTTTAGTGCAAATCAg TACGAGAAAGAATTCTCACCATCAAAACTTGGTAACTGGACCGTTCCGAAGCACTTTAAGTCAAGGCCATCGCATCGAAGTAAGCCAACAAAGATTATATCGAATGACCGAGGTCACCTACTGCCAGGAATAGCAAG aacttattcgaatcCTTGGGGAAACTTCAAAGGTACGTGGGATCTACCCGATAAAATTAGCAAACAGGATGCCTTTCTCATCAATGGTTTAGGTGTTGATGGACTACAGTTTGGGAAATTA ggaaaacaggaaaataaaaagtgcCAGGCTGACCTCGAGACAAAGGAACAG CATGAATATACGCCCGGCGATCTAACCGACCCTTATCAACAACACCCCAGCCGAGGTCTTCTACTTCAACAGAAACGTGACAAATCCATGAACATTGAACCTCGGTACGAGCTTAACGATCTCTATCTGGAAAAATCGATTAGCCCACACAACCACGATAAAAATTGTCACAACGACGAAGAAAATACTCCTCACGTCTTGGGTGCTGGCATTGAACCGATAAATTTCGAAGACGAAATGACCAGAGAGGTTACAGAGAAACCAGGCGAACGAAACACAACCCCAATAATTCCGGCCTTCTGCAATTTTCAAGTGGCCAAAAAAATGCATGCCGAAAACCTGGAGCATCAACCGTTGCCTGACTCAATCATGGACCGTGCTTATCGAAAATTACAAGCGCAAGGATTTGCTAATCCCGAATTAGCATTGGATGTGTATCCTCTGGCCACTg GTGTGGGAGTTAAGACTTACATGGCTGGTCCGACACATTGCACTAAACTCAAAGTATATCGGCCGAAAACTTGTGGCGTTGTGCCGAAACCACTGGACAAGTCAAAATTCCATGATCGTCCTCACACATCCGGTGGAAAGATAAAAATGGGTCCAATGGATCTGGCTATATGCTGGGATTATAGACCGATTGATCCACGTGACGAACCAAAACGACCCACGCACATCGACGGTTCAAATGGATCTGCAGCACCAGCCGTATTTACACTCGTTAAAACTCCAAGAACACCAGATCCAGAACCGAATACTGGACGATCTGGCGGAGTGTTTTCCAATACATTGGGTgaggaaacatttttcgacaAGGACATTATGCGCCGCAACTACCACTTCGGTTCAAAGCCAGATCTAGTTCGAACGTGCACATGTGGAACGTCGGCAGCGAGTTGGAGCGATGCTAATGGAAAAGAGGCTAGGCCACGTAGTCAATGTAGACCAGACGAAAATCTCAGACGACAACATCGATGCAAAAGTTCTCCCAATTTGTCTCAAGTTGCGAACGCTAGTGAAAGCATATCCGCTCATGCAGATAATGAACGGTTACATCAATGTTCCAAGCATAAGCAACGTTACGAACACAATTCCCGACCGagaaaatgtacgaaagcACAGAGATCAAATCGCTTGTGTGAGCAAAACGTCGCACCAGTTACGTTTGCCGTTCAACGAAAGCCCGAATACAAATCCGCATTCAAAGCCGGCATACCTAATAGCAATTCGTCGGGAACTTGTACAAGCTTCGACAGTGGATGCAGCTCAATGTCGTCGACGAGCTGCTCATCGAAGTCCACGTTGAAAGTGCCGAAACCGAGAAATCCGTACTCGAAAAAGGACTACGTCATTGACACTCTTGCCCCGCCATTTGCTTGCTGGCGTGGAGGTGCTGGCCAGGGAGGATATCCGGAACATTATCGTTTAGCGAGTGTTTATCAGCATGCTTACAAGCCAGTGGAGCAGAGAAAACGTCCGTTACTTGCAACGGTTTATCAATAG